Proteins encoded together in one Kribbella voronezhensis window:
- a CDS encoding DivIVA domain-containing protein, giving the protein MTPEDPFARRPAQSPYAIRHQTFPTRRKGLDPAEVLGYLSDLAEQIEYADADRAELRAELERLRASTPDADQRAHITAHAVGLLSQAQQIADNLVAEAEQYAKDLVESARHQQRDVLQQAHDSVESAVKHLPRSDAQAAELEYVRTFTQVAHVQLRSVLDALAEQVERLGHFPQDKAADAPPADTGEVEWWTDLSAGPVDQPRPAPARHGGP; this is encoded by the coding sequence GTGACGCCCGAAGACCCGTTCGCCCGGCGACCCGCCCAGTCGCCGTACGCGATCCGGCACCAGACCTTCCCCACCCGGCGGAAGGGACTGGATCCGGCCGAGGTGCTCGGCTACCTGAGCGATCTGGCGGAGCAGATCGAGTACGCCGACGCCGACCGGGCGGAGCTCAGGGCCGAGCTGGAGCGGCTCCGCGCCAGCACGCCGGACGCGGACCAGCGGGCACACATCACGGCGCACGCAGTCGGGCTACTGAGCCAGGCACAGCAGATTGCCGACAACCTGGTCGCCGAGGCCGAGCAGTACGCCAAGGACCTGGTCGAATCGGCTCGCCACCAGCAGCGCGACGTACTGCAGCAGGCACACGACTCGGTGGAGTCCGCGGTCAAGCACTTGCCACGGTCGGACGCACAGGCCGCCGAGCTCGAGTACGTTCGCACGTTCACGCAGGTGGCGCACGTGCAGCTGCGCTCGGTGCTGGACGCCCTTGCAGAACAGGTGGAACGCCTCGGCCACTTCCCGCAGGACAAGGCCGCCGACGCGCCCCCGGCTGACACCGGTGAGGTCGAGTGGTGGACGGACCTCTCGGCCGGCCCGGTCGATCAACCTCGCCCGGCACCGGCCAGGCACGGCGGCCCCTAG
- a CDS encoding group I truncated hemoglobin, with the protein MVEHVQAGSEKISDYAAVGGGAAVASVVDLFYQSVLADPQLAGYFADTDLTRLKRHQVQLVSQVMGGPVSYEGADLAAAHRGRGITDEDFGLVVAHLIKALEAHSVPQEITDRVVQALGATQGDIVTAP; encoded by the coding sequence GTGGTTGAGCACGTACAGGCCGGCAGCGAGAAGATCAGTGACTACGCCGCGGTCGGTGGTGGTGCCGCCGTCGCTTCGGTGGTGGATTTGTTCTACCAAAGCGTTCTGGCCGACCCGCAGCTGGCCGGCTACTTCGCCGACACCGACCTGACCCGGCTGAAGCGCCACCAGGTGCAGCTGGTCTCGCAGGTGATGGGCGGACCGGTGTCCTACGAGGGCGCCGACCTGGCCGCCGCGCACCGCGGCCGCGGTATCACCGACGAGGACTTCGGGCTGGTGGTGGCGCACCTGATCAAGGCCCTGGAGGCGCACAGCGTGCCGCAGGAGATCACCGACCGGGTCGTGCAGGCGCTCGGCGCCACCCAGGGCGACATCGTCACCGCGCCCTGA
- a CDS encoding ammonium transporter has translation MTLMEINAGDTAWVLVSAALVFLMTPGLAFFYGGMVRVKSVLNMMMMSAITIAVVTILWVVVGFSLTFTGDHGHVIGGFSAAGLKGLIAPEAVSGTIPTLAFVAFQLMFAIITPALISGAIADRATFRGWIAFVAGWTCLVYFPVAHSVWFLDDGKGGWIGDKLKAIDFAGGTAVHVNAGAAALALALVLGRRVGWRKDPMRPHSLPLVILGAGLLWFGWFGFNAGSALSAGTTAAVTFVNTQVATAAAVIGWLIVERIRHGKATTLGMASGAVAGLVAITPSCGAVTPVGAIILGVLAGAICAFAVSLKYKLGFDDSLDVVGVHLVGGLFGSLAIGFLGSAAAPSAVDGLFYGGGAGQLGRQALANLAVGVYSFVVAFGLGKLIDKTIGFRLTEDDEVTGVDQVEHAETAYDFLGASGLRGHNPLARATAIVQDAPAEEDTKEGANA, from the coding sequence ATGACGTTGATGGAGATCAACGCCGGCGATACCGCCTGGGTCTTGGTCAGTGCCGCCCTGGTGTTCTTGATGACACCGGGCCTGGCTTTCTTCTACGGCGGCATGGTGCGCGTCAAGAGCGTGCTGAACATGATGATGATGAGTGCCATCACCATCGCCGTGGTCACCATCTTGTGGGTGGTGGTCGGCTTCTCGCTGACCTTCACCGGTGACCACGGGCACGTGATCGGTGGCTTCTCGGCGGCCGGGCTGAAGGGCCTGATCGCGCCGGAGGCGGTCAGCGGCACGATTCCGACGCTCGCCTTCGTCGCCTTCCAGTTGATGTTCGCGATCATCACCCCGGCGCTGATCTCGGGCGCCATCGCGGACCGGGCCACCTTCCGTGGCTGGATCGCGTTCGTGGCCGGCTGGACCTGCCTGGTGTACTTCCCGGTCGCGCACTCGGTGTGGTTCCTGGACGACGGCAAGGGTGGCTGGATCGGCGACAAGCTGAAGGCGATCGACTTCGCGGGTGGTACCGCGGTGCACGTGAACGCCGGTGCGGCAGCGCTCGCGCTGGCCCTGGTACTCGGCCGCCGGGTCGGCTGGCGCAAGGACCCGATGCGGCCGCACAGCCTGCCGCTGGTCATCCTCGGCGCCGGGCTGCTGTGGTTCGGCTGGTTCGGCTTCAACGCGGGCTCCGCGCTCAGCGCCGGCACCACCGCCGCGGTCACCTTCGTGAACACCCAGGTCGCCACCGCCGCCGCCGTGATCGGCTGGCTGATCGTGGAACGGATCCGGCACGGCAAGGCCACCACGCTCGGAATGGCCTCCGGCGCGGTCGCCGGCCTGGTCGCGATCACCCCGTCCTGTGGTGCGGTCACGCCGGTCGGCGCGATCATCCTCGGCGTCCTGGCCGGTGCGATCTGCGCCTTCGCGGTGTCGCTGAAGTACAAGCTCGGCTTCGACGACTCCCTCGACGTGGTCGGCGTGCACCTGGTCGGCGGTCTGTTCGGCTCGCTGGCGATCGGCTTCCTGGGGTCGGCGGCCGCTCCGTCCGCGGTGGACGGCCTGTTCTACGGTGGTGGCGCCGGCCAGCTCGGCCGGCAGGCGCTGGCGAACCTGGCGGTCGGTGTGTACTCCTTCGTGGTCGCCTTCGGGCTGGGCAAGCTGATCGACAAGACGATCGGCTTCCGCCTGACCGAGGACGACGAGGTCACCGGTGTCGACCAGGTGGAGCACGCCGAGACGGCGTACGACTTCCTGGGCGCGTCCGGTCTGCGCGGTCACAACCCGCTGGCCCGGGCCACGGCGATCGTTCAGGACGCCCCCGCTGAAGAGGACACCAAGGAAGGCGCGAACGCATGA
- a CDS encoding RNA polymerase sigma factor: MRDTVDPEFASYVDARQGKWLRAAYLVYADLDRAEEQLRHAFTRLALRWGKVDDPDVFVQRILYDSALSRWSRAKPLPVEDDEHPVRVALAGLSPVQRAVFVLLHLEELTEFEVADVLNLSHTTVHGHGLSALNQFRAALGAGDQRDTRRRDWR, from the coding sequence ATGCGCGACACTGTCGACCCAGAATTCGCCTCGTACGTCGATGCGCGGCAAGGAAAATGGCTCCGGGCGGCCTACCTGGTGTACGCCGACCTGGATCGGGCCGAGGAGCAACTTCGGCACGCCTTCACGCGGCTGGCGCTGCGCTGGGGCAAGGTCGACGATCCGGACGTCTTCGTCCAGCGGATCCTCTACGACTCGGCCCTGTCGCGGTGGTCCCGCGCGAAGCCGCTGCCGGTGGAGGACGACGAGCATCCGGTCCGGGTGGCATTGGCCGGCCTCAGCCCGGTTCAGCGTGCGGTGTTCGTGTTGCTGCATCTCGAGGAGCTCACGGAGTTCGAGGTCGCCGACGTCCTCAACCTGTCGCACACCACCGTGCACGGGCACGGTCTGAGCGCCCTGAACCAGTTTCGCGCGGCGCTCGGTGCGGGCGATCAGCGCGATACCAGGCGGAGGGACTGGCGGTGA
- a CDS encoding [protein-PII] uridylyltransferase: protein MVNRAEQRRVRADEADALLHLLLSKACDALGQSAEGVALVAVGGYGREELSPYSDLDVMLLHTAGYPRIDELAAQIWYPLWDSRTKLDHSVRTVEEAQTAAADDVRVALGLLDARHVAGDSHLTLQLRSVLMADWRRTAKTRLPALAAACRERANTVGELAHLAEPDLKEAYGGLRDAVVLRALVASWLVDVPHPVVERARLDLLNIRDELHDVAGRATDRLVADVAGEVAAGLGMADRDELLRHVYATGRTLAHVCDVSWRRVECLVARPPRSRRRGRTGGPLLLALDEGVGQHEGEVVLMPDARPERDPVLGLRAAAVAADRSLVLSPAVCARLAAASAPLPTPWPGEARRLLCALLGAGPGLLEVWEAMDQAGYVSRLLPEWDSVRFRPPQSAVHRYTVDRHLLETCVEASKMVRDVRRPDLLLIAALVHDLGKAVEGDHSVTGAVIATAVGRRLGFPAADVETITLLVRQHLMLAQVATRRDLDDPMTVELISGIVRDTDTLDLMEALTYADARAAGPAASSPWRMRLVGELARRVRGDLSGGGAGLWTEAPPIAVPALHQVVGIGRIGVTVSDHAGELRINVAVPDQVGTLSTVAGVLAVERLAVRSAVITSVDGLGISQWSVAGSVPDPVRLRDRLAVALRDDADLVRRLAARDSSAARQAVASKVDLLPGASETATVLQVRAHDRPGLLYDVTAAIASTGADIRSAHVSTLGAECVDVFYLTDRHGAPLEEEDAETTAKSVLDRLTF from the coding sequence ATGGTGAACCGGGCAGAGCAGCGGCGCGTTCGGGCCGACGAGGCGGACGCGCTGCTGCACCTGCTCCTCTCGAAAGCCTGTGACGCCCTCGGCCAGTCCGCCGAGGGCGTCGCGCTCGTAGCCGTCGGCGGCTACGGCCGGGAGGAGCTTTCGCCGTACAGCGACCTCGACGTGATGCTGCTGCACACTGCCGGCTACCCACGAATAGACGAGCTGGCCGCACAGATCTGGTATCCACTGTGGGATTCGAGGACCAAGCTCGACCACAGCGTCCGGACCGTCGAGGAAGCCCAGACTGCCGCGGCGGACGACGTACGAGTCGCACTGGGTCTGCTGGACGCGCGGCACGTGGCTGGGGACTCTCACCTCACACTGCAGTTGCGGTCGGTGCTGATGGCCGACTGGCGTCGTACTGCGAAGACACGGCTGCCCGCGCTCGCCGCTGCGTGCCGGGAGCGCGCCAACACGGTCGGCGAGCTGGCCCACCTGGCGGAGCCGGACCTGAAGGAGGCGTACGGCGGGTTGCGGGACGCCGTCGTACTACGGGCGCTCGTGGCGTCCTGGTTGGTCGACGTACCGCATCCCGTGGTGGAGCGAGCGCGTCTGGACCTGCTGAACATCCGGGACGAACTGCACGACGTCGCAGGGCGCGCCACGGACCGGTTGGTCGCAGACGTCGCCGGTGAGGTCGCTGCTGGGCTGGGAATGGCAGACCGCGATGAGCTGCTGCGGCACGTCTACGCCACCGGGCGGACCTTGGCGCACGTGTGCGACGTGTCCTGGCGGCGGGTCGAGTGCCTGGTGGCGCGGCCACCTCGCTCACGGCGTCGCGGGCGTACTGGTGGTCCACTGCTGCTGGCCCTGGACGAAGGAGTCGGGCAGCACGAGGGTGAAGTCGTACTGATGCCTGACGCACGGCCGGAGCGCGATCCGGTGCTCGGCCTGCGCGCTGCGGCCGTTGCTGCGGACCGTTCGCTCGTACTGTCTCCCGCTGTTTGTGCGCGGTTGGCTGCTGCCTCGGCCCCATTGCCGACGCCCTGGCCTGGCGAGGCTCGTCGACTGCTGTGCGCTTTGCTCGGCGCCGGTCCAGGACTGCTCGAGGTGTGGGAGGCGATGGACCAGGCCGGGTATGTGTCCCGGCTGCTCCCCGAGTGGGACTCTGTGCGGTTCCGGCCGCCACAGTCCGCAGTACACCGCTACACGGTCGACCGGCATCTGCTGGAGACCTGTGTCGAGGCGTCGAAGATGGTGCGCGACGTACGCCGACCGGACCTGCTCCTGATCGCCGCGCTCGTGCACGACCTCGGCAAGGCGGTGGAGGGTGACCACAGCGTCACCGGTGCCGTGATCGCTACTGCAGTGGGCCGCCGACTCGGTTTCCCGGCTGCTGACGTCGAGACGATCACGCTGCTGGTGCGCCAGCACTTGATGCTCGCCCAGGTGGCGACACGGCGAGACCTGGACGATCCGATGACGGTGGAACTGATTTCGGGGATCGTCCGCGACACAGACACGCTGGACCTGATGGAGGCACTCACGTACGCCGATGCGCGTGCTGCTGGGCCCGCTGCCTCGTCGCCATGGCGGATGCGGCTGGTGGGAGAGTTGGCCCGTCGGGTGCGAGGTGACCTGTCCGGGGGAGGCGCCGGACTGTGGACGGAGGCTCCGCCGATCGCTGTGCCTGCACTGCACCAGGTGGTCGGCATCGGTCGGATCGGTGTGACCGTGTCGGACCATGCCGGTGAGCTGCGGATCAACGTGGCTGTGCCTGACCAGGTGGGGACGCTGTCGACGGTTGCCGGCGTACTGGCGGTCGAGCGGCTCGCAGTACGGTCTGCTGTCATCACCTCTGTCGACGGGCTCGGGATCTCCCAGTGGTCGGTTGCCGGCTCAGTGCCCGACCCTGTGCGGCTACGGGACCGGCTAGCTGTCGCACTGCGCGACGATGCCGACCTGGTACGCCGATTGGCTGCGCGGGACTCGTCCGCTGCCCGCCAAGCCGTTGCCAGCAAGGTCGATTTGTTGCCTGGGGCATCGGAAACCGCGACCGTGCTGCAGGTGCGCGCACACGACCGCCCCGGCCTGCTGTACGACGTGACGGCGGCGATCGCCTCGACCGGGGCCGACATCCGCTCGGCGCACGTGAGCACGCTCGGGGCCGAGTGTGTCGACGTCTTCTACCTGACCGACCGCCACGGAGCACCGCTGGAAGAGGAGGACGCGGAGACGACCGCCAAGTCGGTGCTGGACCGGCTGACCTTCTAG
- a CDS encoding globin domain-containing protein — translation MDPAALKSSWAVVAKSGDEVPLFFYSHLFLSHPEVREMFPVSMAAQRDKLVGALGAVVSNAAQLDEVVPFLQQLGRDHRRFSVIAEHYSAVGASLLATLQHFLGAAWTSQLAADWAEAYGLVATVMVQAAEEAADDSPAWWPAEVLGVDRRTMDITIVQLRPEQPLHYQPGQSVALEIPYRPRRWRYFSPANAPRSDGSIELHIQLIAGGQVSGAAVRSLRKGDAVRLGAPVGDTLQLPKEHKNLLMVAGGTGLAPLRAMLEQLDRSQQPVPNVHLFHGARMPWNLYEHKQLTRLTQRPWFSYTPVVSDDGSYPGPRGLVGTVAAQHGPWPGHIALVCGSPAMVAHTVGELTGAGTPAADIRTESFGTTTSAGGQQ, via the coding sequence ATGGATCCGGCCGCACTGAAGAGCAGCTGGGCCGTCGTCGCCAAGTCGGGCGACGAGGTACCGCTGTTCTTCTACTCCCACCTGTTCCTGTCCCATCCGGAAGTCCGGGAGATGTTCCCGGTCTCGATGGCCGCCCAGCGGGACAAGTTGGTCGGCGCCCTCGGCGCTGTTGTCAGCAACGCGGCTCAGCTCGACGAAGTGGTCCCCTTCCTGCAACAGCTCGGCCGCGACCACCGGCGGTTCTCGGTGATCGCGGAGCACTACTCGGCCGTCGGTGCTTCCCTGCTGGCGACCCTGCAGCATTTCCTCGGCGCTGCCTGGACGTCGCAGCTCGCTGCCGACTGGGCCGAGGCGTACGGCTTGGTCGCGACCGTCATGGTCCAAGCCGCCGAGGAAGCCGCCGACGACAGCCCCGCTTGGTGGCCGGCGGAGGTGCTCGGCGTGGACCGGCGCACGATGGACATCACCATCGTGCAGCTGCGACCCGAGCAGCCACTGCACTACCAACCGGGCCAGTCGGTTGCCTTGGAGATCCCCTACCGGCCAAGGCGCTGGCGCTACTTCAGCCCGGCCAACGCGCCACGGAGTGACGGGTCGATCGAGCTGCACATCCAGCTGATCGCCGGCGGCCAGGTCAGCGGTGCCGCTGTGCGCTCGCTGCGCAAGGGCGACGCCGTACGGCTCGGTGCGCCGGTGGGCGACACCCTGCAGCTACCGAAGGAGCACAAGAACCTCCTGATGGTGGCCGGCGGCACCGGGCTCGCACCGCTACGAGCCATGCTCGAACAGCTCGACCGCAGCCAGCAGCCGGTGCCCAACGTGCACCTGTTCCACGGCGCCCGGATGCCATGGAACCTGTACGAACACAAGCAGCTCACCCGGCTCACCCAGCGGCCCTGGTTCAGCTACACGCCCGTGGTCTCCGACGACGGGTCGTACCCCGGCCCGCGCGGCCTGGTCGGCACCGTGGCCGCGCAACACGGACCGTGGCCGGGGCACATCGCTCTGGTCTGCGGCTCGCCGGCCATGGTGGCGCACACCGTCGGCGAGCTGACCGGAGCCGGTACGCCGGCGGCTGACATCCGCACCGAGTCCTTCGGGACCACGACCTCAGCAGGGGGCCAGCAGTGA
- a CDS encoding helix-turn-helix domain-containing protein, whose amino-acid sequence MDDFEGVLEGVGPRLRTLRQERGTTLAELAAATGISVSTLSRLEAGQRRPTLELLLPLARAHQVQLDELVDAPPTGDPRIHARPVKRKDGAVMIPLTRRPGGLQAYKQIVQAGWPGGEPDQRTHEGYDWLYVLSGRIRLLLGDKDIVLAEGEVAEFDTRIPHWFSNPGPGPAEMLTLFGPQGERMHVRARSK is encoded by the coding sequence ATGGACGATTTCGAGGGTGTGCTGGAAGGTGTCGGACCGCGGTTGCGCACGCTCCGGCAGGAACGCGGTACGACGCTGGCCGAGCTCGCGGCCGCGACGGGGATCTCGGTCAGCACGCTGTCGCGGCTGGAGGCCGGCCAGCGCCGCCCGACGCTGGAGTTGCTGCTGCCGCTGGCGCGGGCCCACCAGGTCCAGCTGGACGAACTGGTCGACGCCCCACCGACAGGTGACCCACGGATCCACGCGCGACCGGTCAAGCGGAAGGACGGCGCGGTGATGATCCCGCTGACCCGGCGACCCGGTGGGCTGCAGGCGTACAAGCAGATCGTGCAGGCGGGCTGGCCCGGCGGCGAACCCGACCAGCGGACACACGAGGGCTACGACTGGCTCTACGTGCTGTCCGGCCGGATCCGTCTGCTGCTGGGCGACAAGGACATCGTGCTGGCCGAAGGGGAGGTCGCGGAGTTCGACACCCGCATCCCGCACTGGTTCAGCAACCCCGGGCCGGGCCCGGCCGAGATGCTGACCCTGTTCGGCCCACAGGGCGAGCGGATGCACGTCCGGGCGCGATCCAAGTAG
- a CDS encoding TetR/AcrR family transcriptional regulator, with protein MGITSGERPRRGRPRDPDAEPRIRRYAVQLLLERGFDGMTVDDVAEAAGVGKATIYRRWASKEELANDAMTELFDIEIPDADTGSIEGDLRQVYTAALQFVSTKEGLAWVRLAVSELNRDERFAVLYRSFLDRRIALTAATLERARQRGEPIRAGADPILMVEWLAGVLILRALTGEAMPAVTEADHLVGMTMHGIVE; from the coding sequence ATGGGGATTACAAGCGGGGAAAGGCCGCGCCGCGGCAGGCCGCGGGACCCGGACGCCGAGCCGAGGATCCGCCGGTACGCCGTTCAGCTGCTGCTGGAGCGCGGGTTCGACGGGATGACGGTGGACGACGTCGCGGAGGCGGCGGGCGTCGGCAAGGCCACGATCTACCGCCGCTGGGCCAGCAAGGAAGAGCTGGCCAACGACGCGATGACCGAGCTGTTCGACATCGAGATCCCGGATGCCGACACCGGCTCGATCGAGGGCGACCTGCGGCAGGTCTACACGGCGGCGTTGCAGTTCGTCAGTACGAAGGAAGGCCTCGCCTGGGTCCGGCTGGCGGTCTCGGAGCTGAACCGGGACGAGCGGTTCGCCGTGCTCTACCGCAGCTTCCTGGACCGGCGGATCGCGTTGACGGCGGCCACGCTGGAGCGGGCCCGGCAACGAGGTGAGCCGATCCGGGCGGGTGCCGACCCGATCCTGATGGTGGAGTGGCTCGCGGGTGTGCTGATCCTGCGGGCGCTCACCGGCGAGGCGATGCCTGCTGTGACGGAGGCAGACCATCTGGTCGGCATGACGATGCACGGCATCGTCGAGTAG
- a CDS encoding NAD(P)/FAD-dependent oxidoreductase, whose product MDEYDVVVVGGGAAGLGGALALVRSRRSVLVIDEGTPRNAPAEHVHNYLTRDGVPPAEIYALGRAEVTGYGGEVRTGTVTAVTPGQDGFEVLTADGTAVRARRLLVTTGLADQLPEVQGLAERFGRDVLHCPYCHGWEVRDQAIGVLATGVMAIHQAMLFSQLSSDVTLFLNDGPEPTEEQWEQLAARDISVVLGKVTAIEVADDKLSGVRLDGGRVIPCQALVVQPYAAARAAFLEGLGLKPAEVEANGVSIGTAVPSEPGGKTAVPGVWVAGNVADPRAQVITSAAAGLAAAAAINYDLIEEETRLAVAARSS is encoded by the coding sequence ATGGACGAGTACGACGTGGTGGTGGTCGGCGGGGGAGCCGCCGGGCTCGGTGGCGCGCTGGCCCTGGTGCGGTCGCGCCGATCGGTGCTGGTGATCGACGAGGGCACGCCCCGCAACGCACCGGCCGAGCACGTCCACAACTACCTGACCCGCGACGGGGTGCCGCCGGCAGAGATCTACGCCCTCGGTCGCGCCGAGGTGACCGGCTATGGCGGAGAGGTGCGTACTGGCACGGTCACAGCAGTCACACCGGGCCAGGACGGCTTCGAGGTCCTGACGGCCGACGGTACTGCGGTGCGCGCCCGCCGGCTGCTGGTGACGACGGGCCTGGCGGACCAGCTGCCCGAGGTACAGGGGCTTGCTGAGCGGTTCGGCCGGGACGTACTGCACTGCCCGTACTGCCATGGCTGGGAGGTGCGCGATCAGGCGATCGGCGTACTGGCTACAGGTGTGATGGCGATTCACCAGGCGATGCTGTTCTCGCAGTTGAGTAGTGACGTCACCCTGTTTCTCAACGACGGACCGGAGCCGACAGAGGAGCAGTGGGAGCAGCTGGCGGCGCGCGACATCTCCGTAGTACTGGGGAAGGTGACTGCGATCGAGGTGGCGGACGACAAGCTGTCCGGCGTACGGCTGGATGGTGGCAGGGTTATCCCGTGTCAGGCGCTTGTGGTGCAGCCGTACGCCGCTGCCCGTGCTGCGTTCCTCGAAGGGCTCGGGCTCAAGCCGGCCGAGGTAGAGGCCAACGGAGTCTCCATCGGTACCGCGGTCCCGTCCGAACCCGGCGGAAAGACCGCCGTGCCCGGCGTGTGGGTGGCAGGCAACGTGGCTGACCCGCGAGCTCAGGTGATCACGTCCGCGGCCGCGGGTCTGGCAGCCGCGGCGGCCATCAACTACGACCTGATCGAAGAAGAGACCCGGCTGGCAGTGGCCGCGCGGAGTAGTTGA
- a CDS encoding asparaginase, with protein sequence MSVALFTLGGTIGMAGPNTARLTGAELTAAVPGLAELERPVEVQDIEAVPSANLTVAKMLEVVDAASKAISDGATGIVVLQGSDTLEETAFLVDQVWPHPNPFVLTGAMRNPTLAGPDGPANLLAAARVACSPAARDLGALVVFNDQIHAARWVRKTHSTSTAAFASPNTGPIGHLVEDQVRILTRPARQDGVQGRPEPDDLDANKVALYTVTMDDDGLLLDGLADKYQGLVVAGYGVGHVPSALAPVLGELAQRIPVVLTSRTGAGSVLRNTYSSTGSESDLLRRGLIDGGFLDPYKARLLLRLLLATNEGAEEIAAAFAQHH encoded by the coding sequence GTGAGCGTCGCACTGTTCACCCTCGGCGGCACGATCGGCATGGCCGGGCCCAACACCGCCCGGTTGACCGGAGCCGAGCTGACCGCCGCAGTACCAGGGCTGGCCGAGCTGGAACGTCCGGTGGAGGTCCAGGACATCGAGGCGGTGCCCAGTGCGAACCTGACGGTCGCCAAGATGCTCGAGGTGGTCGACGCCGCCTCCAAGGCGATCAGCGACGGCGCGACCGGCATCGTCGTCCTGCAGGGCTCCGACACCCTCGAGGAGACTGCCTTCCTGGTCGACCAGGTCTGGCCGCACCCGAACCCGTTCGTCCTCACCGGCGCGATGCGGAACCCGACTCTGGCAGGCCCCGACGGCCCGGCGAACCTCCTGGCTGCCGCACGGGTCGCCTGCTCCCCCGCCGCACGCGACCTGGGCGCACTGGTGGTCTTCAACGACCAGATCCACGCGGCACGCTGGGTGCGAAAGACCCACAGCACCAGTACTGCGGCCTTCGCGTCCCCCAACACCGGGCCGATCGGGCACCTGGTGGAGGACCAGGTGCGGATCCTGACACGCCCAGCCCGGCAGGACGGCGTCCAGGGCCGGCCAGAGCCGGACGACCTCGACGCCAACAAGGTGGCGCTCTACACCGTCACGATGGACGACGACGGTTTGCTGCTCGACGGACTGGCCGACAAGTACCAGGGCCTGGTCGTGGCGGGGTACGGGGTCGGCCATGTGCCGTCCGCGCTCGCACCTGTGCTCGGCGAGCTCGCGCAGCGCATCCCGGTCGTCCTTACCTCGCGGACGGGCGCCGGCTCCGTGCTGCGGAACACCTACAGCTCGACCGGCTCCGAGTCCGACCTGCTGCGGCGTGGCCTGATCGACGGCGGTTTCCTCGACCCGTACAAAGCCCGGCTCCTCCTACGGTTGCTGCTGGCAACTAACGAGGGCGCGGAAGAGATCGCCGCGGCCTTCGCGCAACACCACTGA
- a CDS encoding P-II family nitrogen regulator, protein MKLITAVVKPHKLEDVRAALETFGVTGMTVTEASGYGRQKGHTEVYRGAEYEVDLVPKVRLEVVVEDGDGADVVDVIVKAAQTGKIGDGKVWVTPVESIVRVRTGEVDGDAL, encoded by the coding sequence ATGAAGCTGATCACGGCGGTGGTCAAGCCGCACAAGCTGGAAGACGTCCGGGCCGCGCTGGAGACGTTCGGGGTGACCGGGATGACGGTCACCGAGGCGAGCGGCTACGGCCGGCAGAAGGGCCACACCGAGGTCTACCGGGGCGCGGAGTACGAGGTGGACCTGGTCCCGAAGGTCCGGCTCGAGGTCGTCGTCGAGGACGGTGACGGCGCCGATGTGGTGGACGTGATCGTCAAGGCGGCGCAGACCGGCAAGATCGGCGACGGCAAGGTCTGGGTGACCCCGGTCGAGTCGATCGTCCGGGTCCGTACCGGTGAAGTCGACGGAGACGCCCTCTAG